A single Sodalis-like secondary symbiont of Drepanosiphum platanoidis DNA region contains:
- the rlmB gene encoding 23S rRNA (guanosine(2251)-2'-O)-methyltransferase RlmB, which yields MNKFVYGIHAIEAILKNNPKKILKVYFLQKKKLNNILLILKKNNIPIKIVSNKWINFKTKNSIHQGILAKIKNNKEKKQKNILLNIINKKNPLILILDGITDNRNFGACIRSAYAAGVDLIIFPKNRSARINAISKKSSSGADEYIKIIQVINISRVIKFLKENNIEVIGTDINAKKNIFQKKLNIPLAFVIGSEENGIRFMIKNHCNDIIKIPMISSINSLNVSVACGIILFETIRQRFFL from the coding sequence ATGAATAAATTTGTTTATGGAATTCATGCAATAGAAGCTATATTAAAAAATAACCCTAAAAAAATTTTAAAAGTATATTTTTTACAAAAAAAAAAATTAAATAATATATTATTAATTTTAAAAAAAAATAATATTCCAATTAAAATTGTTAGTAATAAATGGATAAATTTTAAAACTAAAAATTCAATACATCAAGGAATTTTAGCAAAAATTAAAAATAATAAAGAAAAAAAACAAAAAAATATATTGTTAAATATAATAAATAAAAAAAATCCTCTAATATTAATATTAGATGGTATTACAGATAATCGTAATTTTGGAGCTTGTATTAGAAGTGCATATGCAGCAGGAGTAGATTTAATTATATTTCCAAAAAATAGGTCTGCTAGAATTAATGCAATTTCTAAAAAATCATCAAGTGGAGCAGATGAATATATAAAAATTATTCAAGTTATTAATATATCAAGAGTAATTAAATTTTTAAAAGAAAATAATATTGAAGTTATTGGAACTGATATTAATGCAAAAAAAAATATTTTTCAAAAAAAATTAAATATACCTTTAGCATTTGTTATTGGATCAGAAGAAAATGGAATAAGATTTATGATAAAAAATCATTGTAATGATATTATAAAAATACCTATGATAAGTTCAATAAATTCATTAAATGTATCTGTTGCTTGTGGTATTATTTTATTTGAAACAATTAGACAAAGATTTTTTTTATAA
- the rpmF gene encoding 50S ribosomal protein L32, giving the protein MAVQKNKPSRSKRGMRRSHDKIKIKSISVDKFSHEIHIRHHITKKGFYKGKKVL; this is encoded by the coding sequence ATGGCTGTTCAAAAAAATAAACCTAGTCGTTCTAAAAGAGGTATGCGTAGATCACATGATAAAATTAAAATTAAATCAATTTCTGTTGATAAATTTTCTCATGAAATTCATATAAGACATCATATTACTAAAAAAGGTTTTTATAAAGGTAAAAAAGTTTTATAA
- the acpP gene encoding acyl carrier protein → MKNIEKKVKLIISEQLGLKIEKIINKASFVEDLGADSLDTVELVMALEEEFDIEIPDEEAEKITTVQSAIDFIQKNKK, encoded by the coding sequence ATTAAAAATATTGAAAAAAAAGTTAAATTAATTATTTCAGAACAATTAGGACTAAAAATAGAAAAAATAATAAATAAAGCTTCATTTGTTGAAGATTTAGGAGCAGATTCTTTAGATACAGTTGAATTAGTAATGGCTTTAGAAGAAGAATTTGATATAGAAATTCCAGATGAAGAAGCTGAAAAAATAACTACTGTTCAGTCAGCAATTGATTTTATTCAAAAAAATAAAAAATAA
- the acpS gene encoding holo-ACP synthase, whose amino-acid sequence MMIIGIGVDIIEINRIKKLFSYKNDKFANKILNKYEFLKYKFCKNKINFLAKHFSVKEATVKAFGIGMRNGLTFNKIEIYKNNLGKPMLKFYKEAKIFSKKIGVNKIHISISHERYYIYSLVILES is encoded by the coding sequence ATAATGATTATTGGAATAGGAGTAGATATAATTGAAATTAATAGAATTAAAAAACTTTTTTCTTATAAAAATGATAAGTTTGCTAATAAAATTTTAAATAAATATGAATTTTTAAAATATAAATTTTGTAAAAATAAAATTAATTTTTTAGCAAAACATTTTTCAGTTAAAGAAGCAACAGTAAAAGCATTTGGAATAGGAATGAGAAATGGTTTAACATTTAATAAAATTGAAATATATAAAAATAATCTTGGAAAGCCTATGTTAAAATTTTATAAAGAAGCAAAAATTTTCTCAAAAAAAATAGGAGTAAATAAAATTCATATTAGTATATCTCATGAAAGATATTATATATATTCTTTAGTAATATTAGAATCTTAA
- the fabD gene encoding ACP S-malonyltransferase: MKLFAMVFPGQGSQKIGMLSQLYNNFFQIKETFLEASSIIGYDLWNIVKNGPKKTLDKTYYTQPALLTSSFAIWKLWKDQGGDIPKFMAGHSLGEYSALVCSGILKFSDAIKLVIFRANLMQKSIYSKNGSMSAIIGLNDNTVIKICKKISKKKIVSAVNFNAPGQVVIAGDKESVIKANKLCKIAGAYCIIPLSVSVPAHCSLMKPISKKLSNALKKINFYKSNISVINNVDIKIETKPSLIRSALTRQIYNPIQWKKIILYLSKKGVKTFLEIGPGNVLSKLIKKNIKIISSASINNIDSLNWLKKIKY; the protein is encoded by the coding sequence ATGAAATTATTTGCTATGGTTTTTCCTGGACAAGGTTCTCAAAAAATAGGAATGTTATCTCAATTATATAATAATTTTTTTCAAATAAAAGAAACTTTTTTAGAGGCTTCATCTATAATTGGATATGATTTATGGAATATAGTAAAAAATGGACCCAAAAAAACTTTAGATAAAACTTATTACACACAACCAGCATTATTAACATCTTCTTTTGCTATATGGAAATTATGGAAAGATCAAGGTGGAGATATTCCAAAATTTATGGCAGGTCATAGTTTAGGTGAATATTCTGCCCTTGTATGTTCTGGAATATTAAAATTTAGTGATGCTATAAAATTAGTAATTTTTAGAGCTAATCTTATGCAAAAATCTATTTATTCAAAAAATGGATCAATGTCTGCAATAATAGGATTAAATGATAATACAGTTATAAAAATTTGTAAAAAAATTTCAAAAAAAAAAATAGTTTCAGCTGTTAATTTTAATGCACCTGGACAAGTAGTTATAGCAGGAGATAAAGAATCTGTTATTAAAGCAAATAAATTATGTAAAATAGCAGGAGCTTATTGTATTATACCTCTTTCAGTAAGTGTACCAGCACATTGTTCTCTTATGAAGCCTATATCAAAAAAATTATCAAATGCTTTAAAAAAAATTAATTTTTATAAATCTAATATTTCTGTAATAAATAATGTAGATATTAAAATTGAAACAAAACCATCATTAATTAGATCTGCATTAACAAGACAAATTTATAATCCAATACAATGGAAAAAAATTATACTTTATTTATCAAAAAAAGGTGTAAAAACTTTTTTAGAAATAGGTCCTGGAAATGTTTTAAGTAAATTAATTAAAAAAAATATTAAAATTATATCATCTGCTTCTATAAATAATATTGATTCATTAAATTGGTTAAAAAAAATAAAATATTAA
- the fabG gene encoding 3-oxoacyl-[acyl-carrier-protein] reductase, giving the protein MNLKNKIALITGANKGIGLSIAKLFSKIGATVIGTSTTKIGVDLINKNLKCNGIGMKLNVTDTKSIQKFFLKINKKFEKIDILVNNAGIICDNLLIKMKEYEWQSVIDTNLTSVFRISKKVIFKMIKKKYGRIIIIGSVIGSIGNIGQSNYSASKAGIIGLMKSLSLEVASKGITVNLVSPGFIITDMTKKLKNEYKDKILSKIPLNRFGTPKDIANAVAFLASDKSEYITGTTLHVNGGIYMS; this is encoded by the coding sequence ATGAATTTAAAAAATAAAATAGCATTAATTACTGGAGCAAATAAAGGAATTGGTTTATCTATAGCAAAATTATTTTCTAAAATAGGAGCTACAGTTATTGGAACTTCTACTACTAAAATAGGAGTAGATTTAATTAATAAAAATCTTAAATGTAATGGAATTGGTATGAAACTTAACGTTACAGATACCAAATCAATTCAAAAATTTTTTTTAAAAATTAATAAAAAATTTGAAAAAATAGATATTTTAGTTAATAATGCCGGTATTATTTGTGATAATTTATTAATAAAAATGAAAGAATATGAGTGGCAATCTGTTATTGACACAAATTTAACATCAGTATTCAGAATTTCTAAAAAAGTAATATTTAAAATGATTAAAAAAAAATATGGAAGAATTATTATAATTGGATCTGTTATAGGTTCTATAGGAAATATAGGTCAATCAAATTATTCTGCTTCTAAAGCAGGAATAATAGGATTAATGAAATCTTTATCTCTTGAAGTTGCATCAAAAGGAATAACAGTAAATTTAGTATCTCCAGGATTTATTATTACTGATATGACAAAAAAATTAAAAAATGAATATAAAGATAAAATTTTATCTAAAATTCCATTAAATAGATTTGGAACTCCTAAAGATATTGCAAATGCAGTAGCTTTTTTAGCTTCAGATAAATCAGAATATATTACTGGAACAACATTACATGTTAATGGTGGAATTTATATGTCATAA
- the fabF gene encoding beta-ketoacyl-ACP synthase II, translating into MDKCRVVITGLGILSPIGNTVESTWNSLINGKSGIQLINDFDTKLYTTHFAGLIKNFNINKYLSDKISKKMDLFIQYGIVAGIQAFKDSGLEITEKNSNRIGVSIGSGIGGLNLIEKNYNTLINKGPKKISPFFVPSTIINMISGYLSIKLGLKGPSISITTACSSGIHNIGYAARMISYNDADVMLAGASEKASTPLGIGGFGASRALSIRNNNPKAASRPWDKDRDGFVLGDGAGVLVLEKYEHAKKRNANIYAEIIGFGMSSDAFHITSPPKNGSGASLSMINAIKDSNILPENIKYINAHGTSTILGDLAETQAVKSVFNEHAFNLMISSSKSMTGHLLGASGAIESIFSILSLRDQIIPPTINLDCPDKLCDLDYVPHYARKVKNMLYVLCNSFGFGGTNGSLIFSKI; encoded by the coding sequence ATGGATAAATGTCGAGTAGTAATAACTGGACTTGGAATTTTATCTCCTATAGGTAATACTGTAGAATCTACATGGAATTCTTTAATTAATGGAAAAAGTGGAATTCAATTAATTAATGATTTTGATACTAAACTTTATACAACTCATTTTGCAGGATTAATAAAAAATTTTAATATAAATAAATATTTATCTGATAAAATTTCAAAAAAAATGGATTTATTTATTCAATATGGAATTGTTGCAGGAATACAAGCATTTAAAGATTCTGGATTAGAAATTACAGAAAAAAATTCTAATAGAATAGGAGTATCAATAGGATCTGGAATTGGAGGTTTAAATTTAATTGAAAAAAATTATAATACATTAATAAATAAAGGTCCAAAAAAAATTAGTCCATTTTTTGTTCCATCAACAATAATTAATATGATTTCTGGATATCTTTCTATAAAACTTGGATTAAAGGGTCCTAGTATATCTATTACTACAGCTTGTTCAAGTGGTATTCATAATATTGGATATGCAGCTCGAATGATTTCTTATAATGATGCAGATGTTATGTTAGCAGGAGCTTCTGAAAAAGCAAGTACTCCTCTTGGAATTGGAGGATTTGGAGCTTCTAGAGCTCTTTCTATAAGAAATAATAATCCTAAAGCTGCAAGTAGACCATGGGATAAAGATAGAGATGGTTTTGTTTTAGGAGATGGAGCAGGTGTATTAGTTTTAGAAAAATATGAACATGCAAAAAAAAGAAATGCAAATATATATGCGGAAATAATTGGTTTTGGAATGAGTAGTGATGCTTTTCATATTACTTCTCCTCCAAAAAATGGATCGGGTGCTTCTTTATCTATGATAAATGCAATAAAAGATAGTAATATTTTACCTGAAAATATAAAATATATAAATGCTCATGGAACCTCTACAATTTTAGGAGATTTAGCAGAAACACAAGCTGTAAAATCAGTTTTTAATGAACATGCATTTAATCTTATGATTAGTTCAAGCAAATCTATGACTGGTCATCTTTTAGGAGCATCAGGAGCTATCGAATCTATTTTTAGTATTTTATCATTACGTGATCAAATAATTCCTCCAACAATTAATTTAGATTGTCCAGATAAATTATGTGATTTAGATTATGTCCCTCATTATGCAAGAAAAGTAAAAAATATGTTATATGTTTTATGTAATTCTTTTGGTTTTGGTGGCACTAATGGTTCACTAATATTTAGTAAAATTTAA
- a CDS encoding beta-ketoacyl-ACP synthase III has protein sequence MFTKIISTGSYLPNHIRSNYDLEKMVNTSNEWIITRTGIHERRISKYYENVSFMGYYAAKYAIDNLKINIQDIGMIIVATTSSDYAFPSSACQIQKKLGINDSISFDLSSACTGFIYALSIADKYIKNKIIKYALVIGSDRLSYNLNPKDRGTLILFGDGAGAVILKSSKKPGILSTHIHANGKHGNLLTMPNCLNIFNKNKYIFMLGNEIFKIAVNILTNLINETINANNININKIDWFIPHQANLRIISAIIKKLRININKVIIILDKYGNTSSASIPIALDEAVRDNRIKKNQIILLEAFGGGLTWGSILLKF, from the coding sequence ATGTTTACAAAAATTATTAGTACTGGAAGTTATTTACCAAATCATATACGATCTAATTATGATTTAGAAAAAATGGTAAATACATCTAATGAATGGATTATTACAAGAACTGGAATTCATGAAAGAAGAATTTCAAAATATTATGAAAATGTATCATTTATGGGTTATTATGCTGCTAAGTATGCTATTGATAATTTAAAAATAAATATACAAGATATAGGAATGATTATTGTAGCAACAACTTCTTCTGATTATGCTTTTCCTAGTTCTGCATGTCAAATACAAAAAAAACTTGGAATAAATGATAGTATTTCATTTGATTTATCATCTGCTTGTACAGGTTTTATATATGCTTTAAGTATAGCAGATAAATATATTAAAAATAAAATAATAAAATATGCATTAGTTATTGGATCTGACAGATTAAGTTATAATTTAAATCCAAAAGATAGAGGAACATTAATTCTTTTTGGAGATGGAGCTGGAGCAGTTATTCTTAAATCTTCAAAAAAACCTGGAATATTATCAACACATATTCATGCTAATGGAAAACATGGAAATTTATTAACTATGCCAAATTGTTTAAATATTTTTAATAAAAATAAATATATTTTTATGTTAGGTAATGAAATTTTTAAAATTGCTGTTAATATATTAACAAATTTAATTAATGAAACTATAAATGCAAATAATATTAATATTAATAAAATTGATTGGTTTATACCACATCAAGCAAATTTAAGAATTATTTCTGCCATTATTAAAAAATTAAGAATAAATATAAATAAAGTTATTATAATTCTTGATAAATATGGAAATACTTCTTCTGCTTCAATTCCTATAGCACTTGATGAAGCTGTAAGAGATAATAGAATAAAAAAAAATCAAATAATTTTATTAGAAGCTTTTGGTGGAGGATTAACATGGGGATCTATTTTATTAAAATTTTAA